Proteins encoded by one window of Blautia faecicola:
- a CDS encoding DapH/DapD/GlmU-related protein — MELNEFLKYMESGAEIEAGSEAHLCMHKLSQEAIRLTTELNGSYHTNEEIVEIMCEITGRRVDETFSLFPPFYTDCGKNLKMGKKVFFNAGVKIQDQGGVTIDDGALIGHNVVIATLDHSLNPKHRGNLIPAPIHIGKNVWIGANATICKGVTIGDGAVIAAGAVVTKDVPACTVYGGVPARFIKNIQENV, encoded by the coding sequence ATGGAACTGAACGAATTTTTGAAATACATGGAGAGTGGAGCTGAGATTGAGGCAGGTTCAGAGGCACATTTATGTATGCACAAGTTATCGCAGGAGGCAATACGGCTGACCACAGAGTTAAATGGAAGCTACCATACAAACGAAGAAATTGTTGAAATTATGTGTGAAATCACGGGAAGAAGGGTGGATGAAACATTTTCCCTGTTTCCGCCGTTTTATACAGATTGCGGAAAGAATTTGAAGATGGGGAAAAAAGTGTTCTTCAATGCGGGTGTCAAGATTCAGGATCAGGGCGGCGTCACAATCGATGACGGAGCATTGATTGGACATAATGTGGTGATTGCTACGCTAGACCACAGTCTTAATCCAAAGCATCGGGGCAATCTGATTCCTGCACCAATCCATATAGGAAAAAATGTCTGGATAGGTGCCAATGCAACCATTTGTAAAGGTGTCACGATCGGAGATGGTGCAGTGATTGCTGCGGGTGCTGTCGTAACCAAGGATGTACCGGCATGTACCGTCTATGGGGGTGTGCCTGCAAGATTTATCAAAAATATTCAGGAGAATGTGTAA